TGCCGTCCGGCTGCGCGTTCATCGTCACGACGTGGCAGCCGAGCTTCGTGAGGAGGTACGGCGCCGTGAGGCCGCCCGCGCCGTTCGACGTGTCGAGCACGATCTTGAACTTGCGCGCGCGGATCGCCGCGACGTCGACCTTCGCGAGGATGCCGTCGACGTAGGCCTCGTTCACGCCTTCGAGGCGGCCGACGCCCGAAAGCGCGGACCACGCGACCTGGCGGAACGCATTGTCGAAGTACACCTTCTCGACCGCGTCCTCCTTCGTCGCCGGGAACTCGGTCCCGTCGCCGTCGATGAACTTGATGCCGTTGAACTCCGGGGGGTTGTGGCTCGCCGTCACGACCGCGCCCGCGTCGAAGCCGCGCGTCTTCACGGCGTACTGGAGCGCCGGCGTCGTCGCGACGCCCGCGAGCGTCACGCGCGCGCCCGCCGAGAGCAGCCCCGCGGCAAGCGCGCTCGCGAGCATCTCGTTGCTCGTGCGCGTGTCCGTCGCGATGAGGACGCGCGCGCCTTCAGGCAGGAACGTGCCGAGGCTCTGCCCGAGCTTGAGCGCGAGTTCGGGATTCATGTCCCGGTTCGCGACGCCGCGCACGCCGTTGGTGCCGAAGAGCTTGCCCATGGTCTCGCTCGCCCAGAGGGGGCGCCGGGCTTCAAGGTACCGGCTCGCGGACGCCCGTACCAGCGGTTCCGTCCGGCGTCAACTCGCCTGGCGCGCCCACACGCTGCTCGGGAGCTGGTCGTAGACCGAGTCCTCGACCGCGACGGAGCGCATCTCCTCCATCTTCTCGAGCTCCTCGTCGCGGACGCGCCACCAGAACGCGCGGCGGCGCTCGCCGTTCTCCCACGTGTATTCCTCGCGGCGGAAGGCGAGGAGGCGCTTGGCCTCGAGCGTGTAGAAGAGGGAACGGAGCTCCGGGTCGAGGGTCTCGTCGTTGACCTCCTCGTGCCCGTGGAACGCGCGCGCCACGATCTCCGCGACCGCGCTTGCATCCTCGTCGGCCATGTCGAACCGGTCCTTGAGCGCCGTCGCGAGCGTGAGCGCGCGGGCCGCGACCTCGGCGTCGTCCTCGACGTCGACCTCGATCA
The DNA window shown above is from Candidatus Thermoplasmatota archaeon and carries:
- a CDS encoding DUF6015 family protein, translating into MHGLKNAEDTRLEDDEEMIEVDVEDDAEVAARALTLATALKDRFDMADEDASAVAEIVARAFHGHEEVNDETLDPELRSLFYTLEAKRLLAFRREEYTWENGERRRAFWWRVRDEELEKMEEMRSVAVEDSVYDQLPSSVWARQAS